Genomic window (Jeotgalibacillus aurantiacus):
TAACAGCAACGCACTGATGGCTGCAGCGCAGGTTGAGCGGGCAGGGGCTGAACCGAGACTGCTTGGCAAGCTGACAGATGATCTGGATGAATGCTATGAAGCAGTTAAAAAGTCATTAAATGAAGTCGATGTACTGATCACCACAGGGGGCGTGTCAGTCGGAGACTTTGATTTTTTACCTGAGGTGTACAAACGTCTTGGAGCGGATGTTTTGTTTAATAAAACCGCCATGCGCCCTGGAAGTGTGACGACTGTCGCTCATGTAAAAGAGAAATTTCTGTTCGGGTTATCCGGAAATCCTTCAGCCTGTTACGTTGGCTTTGAGCTCCTGACAAGGCCGGTCCTTCAACTGATGATGGGCAGCAGTAAACCTCATCACACGATTGAAGATGCTGTATTAGGTGCTGATTTTACAAAGCCTAATCCTTTTACGCGATTTGTCCGCGGGAAAATGGAAATTAAAAACGGACAGCTGTATGCAAGTCCCTCGGGTTTTGATAAATCCAGTGCAGTCAGCTCTTTAGCGGGAACAGACTGTCTGATTATGCTGCCCGGCGGAACAAGAGGCTATCGTTCGGGAGATGCAGTACGAATTGTATTACTTGAAGCAGGACATGGAAGTGAGTGGCCGTGGTAATGCCTGTTCTTCAGGTAGTCGGTTATCAGAACAGCGGAAAAACAACAGTCGTAAAGCATTTAATTGAGGCGGCTGCGTTAAAAGGTCTTGTAACCGGAACATTGAAACACCATGGACACGGTGGCTTACCGGAGCAGCCTTCCGGTAAAGACAGCCGCGTTCATTTAGAGACAGGTGCTTCGATCAGTACAGTTGAAGGGGAAGGCGCAGTGGTTCTGCAGTCTGCTCCCGGTTTATTATCACTTGATCAGCTGCTTGATTTTTACAGAACATTGCCGATTCATGTTATTTTAATAGAAGGATATAAAAAAGAGCCATTTCCAAAAATCGCTGTGATCAGAAACACTGAGGACCTTTCATTACTAAACGACTGTACAAACATTCAACTCGTCATTTCAGCAGCTCCAGTGAAAGGATTATCAGTGCCAAATATCTTGTTTGAAGATCAGTCGAGCTATACAAAATGGTATACCAATTGGCTAAAGGAGGAAGGCGCTTGTTTATCGTGACAGATGAGCCAATATCTATTGAAGAAGTATCCGGAAAAGTGATGCGTCCCGAGGCTGGAGCTGTTGTGACCTTCACGGGAACGGTCCGGGAATTTACAAAAGGACGCAGGACGCTTCAGCTTACATATGAAGCCTATGCCGAAATGGCGGAAAAACAGCTGCGGCGGATTGGTGATGAAATCAAGGAGCGCTGGCCGGACGCCGTGACCGCTATTACCCATCGCACTGGGGTCCTTGGCATATCAGATATCGCTGTTGTCATCGCAGTTTCCACACCCCATCGAAAAGATGCCTATGAGGCAAATGAATATGCGATTGAACGGATCAAAGAGATCGTGCCCATTTGGAAAAAAGAAAAATGGGAGGATGGGGAAGAGTGGATTGGTGACCAGCTCGGAAAACATCCTGGAACACCATCAAAGGAGGAAATCCATTGATTACAGTAAATTGTTTTGCCCATTTAAAAGAGCAACTTGGACATGATCGTATCACGCTTGAATACAAGGAGTTAACCGTGCAGGAGCTCCTTCAGGTCTTGCGGGAAAAATATGAAGTGAAAACAGAATCCATTCTCGTAGCTGTTAATGAAGAATATGCATTTCCCGAGGATAAAATCACGGAGTATGATACGGTCGCGCTGATTCCGCCGGTCAGTGGCGGATGATCATCATTGGAGCAGTGATGGCTGGCGGGAAATCAGTCCGATTTGGTAAAGCGAAAGCCTTTGCCGAATTCGACGGGGCTCCATTTTATAAAAAAGCGGTGGATGCACTGACACCTCATGTTGAAAAGGTTGTATTATCTATCAGACATGAGCAGGAAAATGCGTTCTCAAATAGCGATCTAGAGCTGATCAAAGACCTGGATCCGTATGTGAATTGCGGCCCGCTTGGAGGCCTGTATGCCTTGATGAAGCAGACAGACGGGGACGCCTATCTTGTTCTTCCATGTGACTTACCGCTTTTTACGGAAAAGGCGTCTTCCAAATTATTTCAGCAGTTTGAAGAAGGTGTGATGGCTGTTATTCCAGAAGTCGATGGCATGCTTCAGCCTCTTTCAGCTCTTTATCTGATAGGTTGTCTGCCCTATATTGAAAAGCAGCTTCAACAGGGAGATTATCGGATGATGGGCTTTTTGAATGAAATCCCATGGAAAGCTGTAACATATCAGGAACTTGACGTACCAAAAGATATTTTTTTGAATGTGAATGATCAAAAGACCTATGAGGCATTCATTCAGAAATACGCGCATTCAGGAAAGGAGGGAGAAAGTGGAGCCGATTAAAGATACTTTTAACAGACCGCTGCACGATATCCGGATATCCGTCACCGATCAATGTAACTTCCGCTGCGGTTATTGTATGCCCGCGGATTTATTCGGACCTGATTTTGCTTTCATGCCGAAGGAGCATTATCTGACATTCGAAGAAATTGAAAAGCTGGTCCGTGCGATGAGCGAGCTTGGTGTTGAAAAGGTGCGGCTGACAGGTGGTGAGCCCCTTTTACGGAAGGACCTTCATGAGCTGATTGAGAAGCTGAACCGGATAGAAGGCATCAAAGATATCGCCCTGACCACAAATGCGATGCTTCTTCCCAAACAGGCGAAAAAACTGAAAGAAGCAGGGCTCAAGCGGGTAAACATCAGTATGGATGCGATTGAAGAAGAAGTATTTAAAAAAATGAACGGCCGTAATGTCAGTACAAAGCCTGTTATTAAAGGGATTGACGCAGCTTTAAAAGCAGGGCTAGAAGTGAAAATCAATATGGTCGTGCAAAAGGGCGTCAATGATGATCAGATTCTGCCAATGGCGCGATTTTTTAAGAAGAAGGGCATCACGCTCCGTTTCATTGAATTTATGGACGTCGGCAACACAAACGGCTGGAAAATGTCCTCCGTTATTACGAAAAAAGAAATCATCGGACTGCTTCAGCAGGAATTTGATTTAGAGCCGGTAGACCCTGACTATTTCGGTGAAGTAGCCAACCGTTATCGCTACACGGATGAAGAAAATGAAGTCGGGGTGATTTCTTCCGTATCTGACTCATTCTGCTCGAGCTGCACAAGGGCCAGGCTGTCAGCTGATGGTAAGCTCTACACGTGTTTATTTGCAACAGAAGGTCATGATCTGAAAGAAGCTGTGCAAACAAAATCCCATGCGCATTTAAAAGCAGAGCTGGCCGGCATCTGGTCAAAGCGTACAGACCGTTATTCTGATGAACGCACAGAAGAAACCGCCAAAAACAGACCGAAAATCGAAATGTCATACATCGGCGGGTAAAAGGAGTTTGGCGTATGTTAAGTGAACACAGAAAAAAATCCTCCAAATCGGTCGCCTGCAAGGTCATTACCGTAAGTGACACACGGACGGAGGAAACAGATAAAAGTGGCAAACTCATGATCGACCTGTTGAAAAAGGAAGGTCACCAGCTCATCCATTATGAAATCGTAACAGACGAAAGGATCCTCATTGAAAGAGCCATTCAGTCCGGCCTGAAGGATGAGAAAGTGGAAGCGATTCTCATTAACGGAGGCACAGGTGTTGCTCCGCGGGACGTGACGATTGAAGTCGTAAAGCCGCTCCTTGAAAAAGAACTGCCCGGCTTCGGTGAAATCTTCCGCTATTTAAGCTACACAGAAGACATCGGCTCTGCTGCCATTCTTTCAAGAGCCTGTGCAGGGACCGCCAACAAAACGGTCGTGTTCTCAACGCCGGGCTCAAGCGGTGCCGTCAAACTCGCCATGGAAAAACTCATACTGCCGGAGATCGGGCACCTCGCCTGGGAACTCACGAGATAAAACCGTCCTGAATGGGGCGGTTTTTATTATGGGTGCAGGTTGAAGTTGTTGATAGCCAGGCAGCTTTCTTTTGTCGTTAATTGCATAAAAGATGTCGATAGAGCTGTGGTTTCTGTTGATAGGATTCATTACGCGGCTGGAACTGTTGATAGACTGCTGGATGATGTTAATAGAGTTGGCGGATTTGTCGTTAGCCGCCTGCTTTCTGTTCCAACAGTCCTGAGTTCTGTCGAAGCTGCGGTTATTTACCACTTCAATACATTTGTTCAATACTCTTTTATCCTGTCTAGCTTGGTTAAAATTAATATCAAACGAAGTCGTCGTTAACCGTCCATTTTTTGTCGTTAAGCGCATAAAAAATGTCGCTAGAGCCGTGTTTTTTGTTGATAGGCCGCATTACGCGGTTGAAAATGTTAATAGACTGCTGGAAAATGTTAAAAGGCGCGGTGAATTTGTTGTTAGGCGCTTGAATTTTGTTCAAACAGTCCTGAATTCTATCGACGCGCCGTCACTCGTTTCCCAACGCGCCCGTTTCCCACATCCACACCCTCTTTATCACCCACCCAAACTATTTCGCCACCAAACAATCTCAAATTCAAACTTTTTCACTATTTCTAGTTTCGCCTGTTATCTGATAGGGTAATAAATGACAGGTGCGAAAAACTGAAAATTATAAAAATTGTACAGGGGGAGAGAAATGTGTCAGAACAGATCAATGTAACGATTAACGGGAAACCTGCAGTGATTGATGCTAATTTATCTGCCATGCAGGCATTGGAGGATCATCAGACAGAGGTTCCTTCGGTCTGTTATCATCCGAGCCTCGGGGCAATTGAAACATGCGATACGTGCATTGTAAAAGTGAACGGTGAATTTGTCAGATCCTGTTCGACTCAGCTTAAACCGGGAGATGTCGTGGACGGTGTCTCTTCTGAAGTGAAAGAAGCGCAGGTTATCGGGATGGACCGTATTTTAAAAAATCATGAACTGTATTGTACAGTCTGTGATTACAATAATGGCACGTGCGAAGTACATAACACGGTCAAGGAAATGAAGGTTAATCATCAGAGCATGCCTTTTGAGCAGAAACCTTATGAAATTGACGACTCGAATCCTTTTTACCGCTATGATCCGGATCAGTGTATTCTGTGCGGCCGATGTGTCGAGGCTTGCCAGGACGTACAGGTAACGGAAACGCTCACAATTGACTGGTCGCTGAAAAAGCCGCGTGTGATCTGGGATAAAAACTCTAAAATTAACGAATCCTCCTGTGTGTCGTGTGGACACTGTTCTACGGTTTGTCCTTGTAATGCCATGATGGAAAAAGGGATGGAGGGCGAAGCCGGTTTTCTAACGGGGATTGCCAAGAAAACATTGCGTCCGATGATTGAACTGACGAAGAATGTTGAAACCGGTTACGGGTCAATTTTAGCGATATCTGATATGGAATCAGCCATGCGTGAGGACCGTATTAAGAAAACGAAAACGGTTTGTACGTATTGCGGGGTTGGCTGCAGCTTTGATATCTGGACGAAGGATCGCAAAATTCTTAAGGTTGAACCTTCCGTTGATGCTCCGGCGAACGGTATTTCAACATGTGTGAAAGGGAAGTTCGGCTGGGATTATGTGAACAGTGAAGAACGTTTAACCAAACCGCTGATTCGTGAAGGCGATGCATTCCGTGAGGCGGAGTGGGAAGAGGCTTTGAGCCTGATTACTTCAAAGTTCAAAGAGTCCCTTGAGAAAAAAGGACCGGATTCCATGGCGTTCATCAGTTCATCTAAATGTACAAATGAAGAATCCTACGTCATGCAGAAGCTGGCAAGGGCTGTTATTGGTACTAATAATGTGGACAATTGCTCGCGTTACTGTCAGACACCTGCAACGATGGGTCTTTTCAGAACGGTTGGTCACGGAGGAGACTCCGGGTCCATCACAGATATCGCTCAAGCAGGCCTGGTCCTTATTGTAGGATCTAATACATCGGAATCTCACCCGGTACTTGCGACAAGAGTGAAGCGTGCCCACAAGCTTCATGGACAGCGGTTAATCGTATCAGATATCCGTCGTCACGAAATGGCGGACCGTGCTGATCTGTTCTTCCAGCCAAAGCCGGGTTCAGACCTTGTTTGGCTGTCAGCAGTGACGAAGTACATCGTTGATCAGGGATGGGCTGATGAGACGTTTTTAAATAACCGTGTAAATGGACTGGATGATTATATTAAGAGCATTCAAAAGTTTACGCTTGAGTATGCAGAAGAAGCGACAGGCATTTCCAAAGAAACGCTGATTACGATCGCTGAAGAAATTCATCAGGCTAAAACGACCGCCGTATTATGGGCGATGGGTGTCACGCAGCACTCAGGCGGAAGTGATACGAGTACAGCGATTTCCAATATGCTGCTGATTACCGGTAACTATGGCAAGCCGGGAGCGGGAAGCTATCCACTTCGCGGTCATAACAATGTGCAGGGAGCGAGTGACTTCGGCAGTATGCCGGACCGTTTCCCGGGTTATGAAAAGGTCGCTGATGATGACGTTCGTGCAAAGTACGAAAAAGCATGGAACGCAAAAATTCCGGCAGAGAAAGGCCTGAATAATCATGAGATGATTGACGCGATTCACGATGGGAAGCTGAATGTCATGTATTTAAAAGGTGAGGACATGGGAATCGTGGACTCTAATATTAATTACGTACACGAAGCCTTTGAAAAGCTGGATTTCTTTGTTGTACAGGATATTTTCCTGTCTAAAACGGCTGAGTTTGCTGATGTTGTCCTTCCGGCGAGCCCAAGTCTTGAAAAGGAAGGGACGTTTACAAATACAGAGCGTCGCGTACAGCGTCTGTATCAGGCGCTTGAACCGCTTGGTGATTCCCGTCCGGACTGGGAAATTATTCAGGACATTGCCAACCGTCTTGGTGCCAATTGGAACTATACGCATCCGTCTGAAATTATGGCAGAGGCAGCCTCTCTTGCCCCATTATATGCGGGGGTTACGTATGAGCGCCTTGAAGGATATAACAGTCTTCAATGGCCGGTGGCTGCTGATGGAACCGACTCACCATTGCTATTCCTGGATGAATTTCCGTTTCCGGATGGTAAGGCAAGGTTATTCCCGGTGGATTGGACAAAGCCTCTTGAGTTTGAAAAAGAGTACGACATTCATGTGAATAATGGACGTTTACTGGAGCATTTTCACGAAGGGAATATGACGTATAAGTCAAAAGGGATTTCTTCCAAGACGCCAAAAGCCTTTCTTGAAGTATCACCTGAACTTGCTGCAGAGCGCGGGCTTGAGGATGGAACGCTTGTAAGACTGACCTCTCCTTATGGTTCTGTCAAAGTGGAATGTCTGGTGACAGACCGCGTGAAAGGAAAAGAGGTGTATCTGCCGATGAACGATGCAGGTGAGGGAGCCATTAACTATCTCACGAGTTCACAGGCGGATAAGGATACAGACACGCCGGCCTATAAAGAAATCAGTGCAAAGCTTGAAGTGCTCAAACCGAAGGGTGAAAGTCCTCTTCCAAGAATTAATCACCGTAACGGAGATCCTCAGCCTCAGATGGGTGTGCGGGTGGATAAAAAGTGGGCAAGGAAGGATTACGTCTTTCCTGGCGACCTCGTGAAATTAAGAAAGGAGGCGTCTAAGCGTGGCTAAAGCAACCAAAGTGATTCACCGGATGGAAGTCAGTCCTGAAGAAAAAAGACGTCGTGATCTGGAAGAGATTGAAACAAGGCTTTTGGACAATAAAGACGCTGTACACGAACTTTTTGACGTGCTTGAACAGCTGCAAAAACGCGAAATCCTTCAAACTTTAAAATCCCTTTTTGCTAAAGGGGATGAGGTAATGGATATTCTCGTGAAAACAGCTGATTCCAAAGAAACCGCCAACAGTATTAAAAATCTACTTTTATTACTCGGAACGCTTGGAACACTGAACGTCCAACAGCTCGAACCACTCATTTTAAAAGTGAATGCAGGTATTGCGCGGGTGGCAGAGCTGGATGAGAAAAAGGAGCAGCAGGGATATGTCACCCTGCTAAAATCACTGAATGACCCTGAAGTGAAAAGAGCCATGGCAGTTGGTGCTGCATTTCTGAAAGGACTTGGCATTAAACAGGATGAATATGAACGGACTTCTCAGAAGCCTGGAAATCAAAAGACAAAGGCTGAGGGTGAACAGTTTGATGATATTTTCACAAAAGAATATTACACGCTGCAAAAAGAAAACGGTTCGTCGCGTCCATCTTCAGGTGATTCGGGCGGCAGCTGGGTGATTCCGGCGGGTCTTTTACTGGCTGCCATTCCTATTTCATTGTTGTTTAAGAAGAAGTCGTAGAATAACGATCCGGAGCCAGTCCGGCTCCGGATGACTTTTAATGAGGAGGAACAGGGATGGGAGAAAAAAAGTTAAAAAACCGCTGGCTGATTGCTGTGGCAGCGGTAGGTATTCATATTTCAATCGGCTCTGTCTATTCATGGAGTGTGTTTTCAAATCCACTTAATGAAAAGCATGGGTGGTCCTCAAGTGACATCGCCTTGACGTTTAGTATCGCAATCTTATTCCTTGGTTTAGCTGCCGCGTTTATGGGGCATTTTGTGGAGAAACACGGTCCGAGAAAATCCGGTATTGTATCGACGATCTGCTTTGGGATTGGGATGATCGGTGCAGGCTTTGCGGACAGTATCGGGAATCTGTATTTATTGTATTTTTTCTATGGGGCATTAGGGGGAATTGGTCTTGGGATTGGTTACATCACTCCGGTATCGACACTGGTTAAATGGTTCCCGGATCGGCGTGGCCTTGCAACAGGACTTGCGATTATGGGCTTTGGATTCGCTTCATTAATTGCGAGCCCGGTGATTGAAATGCTGATTAACAATATTGGGATTTCAAATACGTTTTTCTTACTGGGTGCCATTTATTTTGTGTTGATGTTCAGTTCATCTCTCTATCTTGCACCGCCACCGAAGGATTTTGTGCCTAAGGGAATGACGCTTGAAGAGAAAAAGGAAAAAGAGAATAATAAAAGTACTGGGGATCTGGCGCAGCTGACAGCAAATGAGGCGGTTAAAACAGTTCGTTTTTGGGCGCTCTGGATCATGCTGTTCATCAATGTGACATGTGGAATCGCCATCATTGCAGTAGCATCTCCAATGGCACAGGATATTGCAGGGATGACTGCCGGTGCAGCAGCGTTGATGGTTGGAATCATGGGACTCTTCAATGGATTTGGCCGTCTTGGCTGGGCTTCCATTTCAGACTACATCGGACGCCCAAACGTTTATACGACGTTTTTTGTTTTACAGATAGCTGCGTTTGTTCTGCTGCCTAACGTAACAAATGCGATTATCTTCCAAATTCTGATCTTTGTTATTTTATCATGCTACGGCGGAGGGTTTGCCTCTATTCCGGCCTATATCGGAGATCTCTTTGGAACGAAGCAGCTTGGCGCGATTCATGGTTATATTTTGACGGCATGGGCAGCAGCGGGACTTGTTGGACCAAGTGTCGTGACACGAATTGAAGAAGCAACAAACAGCTATGCGCTGACGATGTATATTTTCACAGGTGCATTCGTCGTCGCCCTGATCGTTTCCCTGCTGATCCGGGTAAACATCAAGAAAATCCGGGAAGAAAATACGCAGCCCGCTGAAGCGACAAGTTAAAGTTAGCTTTTAAAGGATGCTGCTTCGCATTACTCTATTAATCTCGCAACTGGATTTATATGAAACATTTTTTATAGTTTGATAAACATCCGGACACATGTCCGGGTGTTTATTTCGTCAGGAGTGATTCGTTTGAAAGATGTTACATATAAAAAAAGGATTTTGCGCTTTACAGATGGCTCTGCAGTTTGGACAGAAGATACGATCGCAACAGAGCAGGTACTCACGATCAAATTGAATGGTGAAGAATTTGTCACGATGGTCTGTTCACCTGAATATATGGAAGACCTGGCTGTCGGATATTTAGCGTCTGAGGGAATCATCAAGTCAGAGCGGGACTTATCATCCGTCCGTCTTGATGAAAAAGCGGGATTTATTCACATCGAATCTGAAAAGCTCAATCCGCTTTATAAAAATCTGCAAAATAAAAGGTATATCACTTCTTGCTGCGGAGGAAGCAGACAGGGATTTGTTTTTGCCAGCGATGCCATGGCTGCAAAGAAAATGGACAACATCACCGTTCGTATCAACCCTGAAAGATGTTTGGACTTAATGGAGAAAATGCAAAGCGGAGCAGAGATCTTTAAGGAGACAGGAGGCGTCCACAACGCTTCTTTATGCACTGCAGATGGAGAGATCTTGTTATCAAGAATGGACATAGGGCGCCATAATGCGCTTGATAAAATCTATGGACACTGTCTCAAAAATAACGTGTCAGTTCAAGATAAGATCATCGTGTTCAGCGGACGATTATCCTCTGAAATCCTGCTGAAGGTAGCTAAAATCGGATGTGAGATCGTTCTGTCAAAATCCGCCCCAACCGAACGGGCAATCGAACTCGCAGAAGAACTCGGCATCACAACAGTCGGCTTCATCAGAGGACGCTCCTTCAACATCTACACGAATCCGGAGAGAATTGTGATGTAATGTTATATAAAAACGGACCGGACACACCCTTCTCTTTCCGCGGCCGCGCGGTGAGCCAGCTAGTGCTTCGCACTACGCTGTCTCACCTGTCGCTTCACTGCCGCAGGAGTCTTCGGGTGTGTCCGGTCCTTTTGAAAATAAATGATTATGACTTGATGAAAAGTAATGTATATAGTCAGAAAGATCTTTTTCTATGATTAAAAATTTCAGGTAAGTGGAGCAGAAGGCGGTGACTCCTGCGGCATAGAAGGGCAGGTGAAACTCTGCAGGCGCGAAGCGTCAAAGAGGTTCACCGCCCGGCCGCGGAAAGCGTCCGCCTGTCGCGGAGGTTACCGGTTAAAAGAAAGCCGAAGGAATTTTACAAATTATTTTAATCGTTCTTCTTCTCCTCAGCCTTCAACTCATCATGATCAATATATTGAACATTGTTCTTGAAGATAAGCCGCGTTCTGAATCTGTAGCGGCATTTTTCATCATGCTGAGCCAGGTGCTCAGGGATCACGTAAGTAAAGGGAAGCTCCTTCCACTCCTTATCATCGATCTCCTGAGACATATAAATCGTCGCAGCAATTTCAACTGCCTTTTCTTCTTTAGAATCAGGATCAAATTTCATCAGATCACATTCCAGTCTGGAGACCTTCGCTTTTTGCTTTGGACCTTTCAGTCTGAATGTACCCGTAATTTTTTCTCCTGGCGTCAGTGTGTTTTGATTCAATACTAAATCCACTTTTCCTTTACCTGGTGAGAGCGCGCTGATCATTCTTGCGAGCACTTTGATCACATCCTTTGGTTCTACATACGATTAGGGTTCATAAAGGTTTCATTGCTACCTTTAATTTATCGTTCCGCCGTGTGTTGAAGCAAGTTCCGGTGAGCTTTTAAGTTTACGGAACCGAAGATAAAATACGCTGGTCATAGCAAACGAAAGGATTCCAAATACAACAACCATGAGTGGGAGACCGATCAAATCCAGCAGCAGTCCGGTTAACAGAAGCACGACCTGGAAGATGATCCGGTCGAGCATATTTCTGAAAGAGAAAAATCGTCCGTGAAATTCTTTTGGAATGCGCGTCTGAAAAATAGTCGCCGCTGTAGGGAAAAAGCACCCCACTGCAAAACCGAAAATAGCAAATGACAGGATCGATAATGCAGGAATGTATGCGAAAAATAAAAGAAACTGTGAAAATCCGATGACAAATGAAAAACCGAATAAGATCGAGTAAGGTGAAAATGATTCGCCAATTCGTTTAATCACAAAGGCACCGATCATAAACGCAATCCCTTCAGCCGTATAGATCCACCCTTTTATGGCAGGATCATTCTGGATTTCACTGATATTAATGACCATCAGGTTGAATCCGCCGATAAACAGCAGTGGAACCAGCGTTAGAATTAACGTCATAAAGACAATAGGCAACCCTTTAATAATTGGAAAGACTTCGCTGAAACCGGCAGGACGCTGCTTTGCTTCTTTTGGTAAAGCTTTTGGGAGCTCTTCATTTATTTGGAGCAACCATGTGACGCCGAACAGTCCAAGATAGGCTAATAATGAAAACAGATAGACCATTGATAAAGGAAGCTGAACGACTAAAATTCCTGCTACTGCGGTTCCAAGAACCCTTGATAAAGTAGACACATTCATATGAATACCATTCAGCTGAAGCAGTTCTTTTTCTTTCACAACGAGTGGCAAGGCAGCTTGGAGAGCAGGGAAATAAAAAGCTGCTGACATTTGGATAAAGACGAGAAAGACAATCATCCAGAGCACAGAATCCTGTTGAATAGCGATCAACATAAAGATCACGCTGATCGCTCTGACAAAACCGGAGGCAAGCATGACCGTTTTTTTACGCAACTGATCCGTAATTTTCCCTGCGAACGGACCGATCAGCACACCTGCGAGGAGGCCGGCTCCTAAAATCAATGACTTCATAAAATCAGACGGAACTTTCTCCTGCATAAATTCAAGATTGCCAATAATTCCGAGCCACAAACCGACTCCGGCAATAAACTCTCCGGTCAGCAGAATCCAGACATTTCGATTGCGAAACATGTTAAAACCTTCTTCCTTTTTTCCATATCAAAAAGTATGAGTGAAAGTATTTCGTTTGTCTACATAATTATAGGAGTTTACATTTTTATTAAAATAGGAGAATATTAGCATAGAGTGAGATCGACAGGAGGGGTGTTCAATGAATGCATATGCACAACTGGGATCATACATAATGCAAAAAAGTGAAGAGCTGGCAAGAGAATTGAATGAGAGCCTGGATAAAGAATTTGTCGAATCAAATTTACCTCCGGATGAACTGGCAGAGCTGAATGATTGGCGTGCAAAGTTTATCGGGTACATTGCGGAAGCGGTAAGGCAAAATGATTCTTCTGTAGTTTGGGCGGATATCAAGAAGTGGGCGCGCACGT
Coding sequences:
- the moaA gene encoding GTP 3',8-cyclase MoaA, which translates into the protein MRHSFRNTRIQERREKVEPIKDTFNRPLHDIRISVTDQCNFRCGYCMPADLFGPDFAFMPKEHYLTFEEIEKLVRAMSELGVEKVRLTGGEPLLRKDLHELIEKLNRIEGIKDIALTTNAMLLPKQAKKLKEAGLKRVNISMDAIEEEVFKKMNGRNVSTKPVIKGIDAALKAGLEVKINMVVQKGVNDDQILPMARFFKKKGITLRFIEFMDVGNTNGWKMSSVITKKEIIGLLQQEFDLEPVDPDYFGEVANRYRYTDEENEVGVISSVSDSFCSSCTRARLSADGKLYTCLFATEGHDLKEAVQTKSHAHLKAELAGIWSKRTDRYSDERTEETAKNRPKIEMSYIGG
- the fdhF gene encoding formate dehydrogenase subunit alpha, which encodes MSEQINVTINGKPAVIDANLSAMQALEDHQTEVPSVCYHPSLGAIETCDTCIVKVNGEFVRSCSTQLKPGDVVDGVSSEVKEAQVIGMDRILKNHELYCTVCDYNNGTCEVHNTVKEMKVNHQSMPFEQKPYEIDDSNPFYRYDPDQCILCGRCVEACQDVQVTETLTIDWSLKKPRVIWDKNSKINESSCVSCGHCSTVCPCNAMMEKGMEGEAGFLTGIAKKTLRPMIELTKNVETGYGSILAISDMESAMREDRIKKTKTVCTYCGVGCSFDIWTKDRKILKVEPSVDAPANGISTCVKGKFGWDYVNSEERLTKPLIREGDAFREAEWEEALSLITSKFKESLEKKGPDSMAFISSSKCTNEESYVMQKLARAVIGTNNVDNCSRYCQTPATMGLFRTVGHGGDSGSITDIAQAGLVLIVGSNTSESHPVLATRVKRAHKLHGQRLIVSDIRRHEMADRADLFFQPKPGSDLVWLSAVTKYIVDQGWADETFLNNRVNGLDDYIKSIQKFTLEYAEEATGISKETLITIAEEIHQAKTTAVLWAMGVTQHSGGSDTSTAISNMLLITGNYGKPGAGSYPLRGHNNVQGASDFGSMPDRFPGYEKVADDDVRAKYEKAWNAKIPAEKGLNNHEMIDAIHDGKLNVMYLKGEDMGIVDSNINYVHEAFEKLDFFVVQDIFLSKTAEFADVVLPASPSLEKEGTFTNTERRVQRLYQALEPLGDSRPDWEIIQDIANRLGANWNYTHPSEIMAEAASLAPLYAGVTYERLEGYNSLQWPVAADGTDSPLLFLDEFPFPDGKARLFPVDWTKPLEFEKEYDIHVNNGRLLEHFHEGNMTYKSKGISSKTPKAFLEVSPELAAERGLEDGTLVRLTSPYGSVKVECLVTDRVKGKEVYLPMNDAGEGAINYLTSSQADKDTDTPAYKEISAKLEVLKPKGESPLPRINHRNGDPQPQMGVRVDKKWARKDYVFPGDLVKLRKEASKRG
- the mobB gene encoding molybdopterin-guanine dinucleotide biosynthesis protein B; translated protein: MAVVMPVLQVVGYQNSGKTTVVKHLIEAAALKGLVTGTLKHHGHGGLPEQPSGKDSRVHLETGASISTVEGEGAVVLQSAPGLLSLDQLLDFYRTLPIHVILIEGYKKEPFPKIAVIRNTEDLSLLNDCTNIQLVISAAPVKGLSVPNILFEDQSSYTKWYTNWLKEEGACLS
- a CDS encoding MoaD/ThiS family protein, which encodes MITVNCFAHLKEQLGHDRITLEYKELTVQELLQVLREKYEVKTESILVAVNEEYAFPEDKITEYDTVALIPPVSGG
- a CDS encoding molybdenum cofactor biosynthesis protein MoaE, which gives rise to MVYQLAKGGRRLFIVTDEPISIEEVSGKVMRPEAGAVVTFTGTVREFTKGRRTLQLTYEAYAEMAEKQLRRIGDEIKERWPDAVTAITHRTGVLGISDIAVVIAVSTPHRKDAYEANEYAIERIKEIVPIWKKEKWEDGEEWIGDQLGKHPGTPSKEEIH
- the mobA gene encoding molybdenum cofactor guanylyltransferase; translation: MIIIGAVMAGGKSVRFGKAKAFAEFDGAPFYKKAVDALTPHVEKVVLSIRHEQENAFSNSDLELIKDLDPYVNCGPLGGLYALMKQTDGDAYLVLPCDLPLFTEKASSKLFQQFEEGVMAVIPEVDGMLQPLSALYLIGCLPYIEKQLQQGDYRMMGFLNEIPWKAVTYQELDVPKDIFLNVNDQKTYEAFIQKYAHSGKEGESGAD
- a CDS encoding MogA/MoaB family molybdenum cofactor biosynthesis protein, which codes for MLSEHRKKSSKSVACKVITVSDTRTEETDKSGKLMIDLLKKEGHQLIHYEIVTDERILIERAIQSGLKDEKVEAILINGGTGVAPRDVTIEVVKPLLEKELPGFGEIFRYLSYTEDIGSAAILSRACAGTANKTVVFSTPGSSGAVKLAMEKLILPEIGHLAWELTR
- a CDS encoding molybdopterin molybdotransferase MoeA, giving the protein MVEKRKPIPVSEAIRRVMDQNIETKTEQIHIKEANGRVLAENLIATHPVPPFDRSPYDGFAIRAEDSIHASRENPVTFSVTETIGAGSVQSRPVGPFEAARIMTGAMLPEECDAIVMLELTTEPEPGKMMIKRAFSSGQDVSFKGEDMAEGEVLVEKGSVINPGIIALLATFGYEYISVGVRPVVGILATGSELLEVNEPLEPGKIRNSNALMAAAQVERAGAEPRLLGKLTDDLDECYEAVKKSLNEVDVLITTGGVSVGDFDFLPEVYKRLGADVLFNKTAMRPGSVTTVAHVKEKFLFGLSGNPSACYVGFELLTRPVLQLMMGSSKPHHTIEDAVLGADFTKPNPFTRFVRGKMEIKNGQLYASPSGFDKSSAVSSLAGTDCLIMLPGGTRGYRSGDAVRIVLLEAGHGSEWPW